One region of Salvelinus sp. IW2-2015 linkage group LG1, ASM291031v2, whole genome shotgun sequence genomic DNA includes:
- the LOC111966081 gene encoding E3 ubiquitin-protein ligase DTX3L isoform X1 codes for MSDVEDMDTSTTEMNRNNEVSGPEQQRPHDLSQIQILVPTGTSSGPVTVIQSQPQRSSVSQSAFTYKAETSEDVSEDASSSARDTADRYSETFGGGTPSATCVNFPSSDNDPDLYQADNDFKVKHPSAPLYDPRHYGNPQLSSFKEMSVDSPAEGDNGSARNKQSQRDQHSPINPQSTHDVDPDLYQAPLYDPSHFGIPQSSSSKEMSVDSPAEGDNGSARNNITQDQHSPINPQSTHDVDLNRAKDETEEKQNTGPLDEATVYVSVEWPGKAILSWKSTLQKSLQSWLNNNFKETECTVERLNXNLAEVKIHPPSVVEDLLKRKETQVTFKDKAKTSATVRFHRAIPPACKPWFQSNSNPSSMEVLPPTSAHMPQDVKLPITVSASIDIGGYKPEVRAALLRHYHTTDHKLAVKGSFDEVNQFYRELTKIVREAETEPEADWNDNAEAAQSMTHNGMKTHEDPGQKEMTFPVPLIHFVYLNQAYRKEMEDIEKRNGVKINAEVKVSIKEDTQKTGRDFMLTKAHQEFSDLFQKCVVDLDSISTHLTPGDPGDLMNTLKNIQNEETRLVLNVSANGCVVFGPAQSIMAVGKAFGMKTTVMTFGMDHSSTEKASGFAGGPVLRSPKTPRMIGMDIKDPLLSHGLAMDQTHWDLMKSAFREKITAIKNKFGVDFMEEKSPGKVKIKTRPTTSHXPQAVSLESHAIRALMHFYQKVATSAMSCHLLDPTHAKTVGDKLEEIHPRHRCVWAGENYGPWRLIGLPQHLGPAVKELEMXLKMPMFKEEDKHKIEYPGDRSSTGAATGGAVGDGGATGGPEDDNCSICMDRFINKTKLSCSHEFCTDCLRKAVEFSGPSCPLCKDMFGKVEGDQPEGTMKVKHESYPCIPGYRGYGMIVIXYDIPSGKQTKKHSNPGKGFIGANRIAYLPDNQEGNXVLKLLERAFDQKLIFTVGTSRTTGTDDCVTWNDIHHKTNIDGGAQGFGYPDPDYLSRVKNELKAKGIE; via the exons ATGTCAGACGTAGAGGACATGGAT ACATCAACCACAGAGATGAACAGAAACAATGAAGTCTCTGGACCAGAACAGCAACGGCCCCATGACCTTTCGCAAATACAGATTCTTGTG CCCACAGGAACATCCAGTGGCCCTGTAACAGTGATACAGTCACAGCCTCAACGGTCTAGTGTTTCTCAAAGTGCTTTTACTTATAAG GCAGAAACATCCGAGGACGTGTCTGAAGACGCAAGTTCATCAGCCCGAGATACTGCCGATCGGTACTCTGAGACTTTTGGAGGAGGGACACCTTCAGCAACCTGTGTTAATTTCCCAAGCTCTGATAAT GACCCAGACCTGTATCAAGCAGATAATGACTTTAAGGTGAAGCATCCCTCAGCACCCCTGTATGACCCCAGACACTATGGCAAT CCTCAGTTATCCTCTTTCAAAGAGATGAGTGTGGATTCTCCTGCTGAAGGAGATAATGGCTCTGCTAGAAACAAACAATCACAGCGAGATCAGCATTCTCCTATCAACCCCCAAAGCACTCATGATGTG GACCCAGACCTGTATCAAGCACCCCTGTATGACCCCAGCCACTTTGGCATT CCTCAGTCATCTTCTTCCAAAGAGATGAGTGTGGATTCTCCTGCTGAAGGAGATAATGGCTCTGCTAGAAACAACATCACGCAAGATCAGCATTCTCCCATCAACCCCCAAAGCACTCATGATGTG GACCTGAATCGGGCAAAGGACGAGACCGAGGAAAAGCAGAACACTGGACCTTTAGATGAGGCTACAGTCTATGTCAGTGTGGAGTGGCCTGGGAAAGCAATATTGTCATGGAAGTCTACACTTCAAAAAAGTCTCCAGTCGTGGTTGAATAATAACTTTAAAGAAACAGAATGCACCGTGGAAAGGCTGAACRGAAACTTGGCAGAAGTCAAGATACATCCCCCATCAG TCGTTGAGGACCTTCTGAAGCGGAAGGAAACACAGGTGACCTTCAAAGACAAGGCCAAGACATCAGCCACTGTGCGGTTTCACAGGGCTATACCACCAGCATGTAAACCCTggtttcaatcaaacagtaatccCAGCTCAATGGAAGTCTTGCCTCCAACATCCGCACACATGCCACAGGAT GTCAAACTCCCAATAACTGTAAGTGCTAGCATTGACATCGGTGGCTACAAACCTGAAGTACGGGCTGCCCTTCTCCGTCATTACCACACCACCGATCACAAGTTGGCTGTAAAAGGGAGCTTTGATGAAGTGAACCAGTTCTACAGAGAGTTGACCAAGATCGTCAGGGAAGCGGAAACCGAGCCAGAAGCGGATTGGAAYGATAATGCAGAAGCGGCACAAAGCATGACTCACAATGGAATGAAGACCCATGAAGACCCTGGGCAGAAGGAAATGACCTTTCCAGTCCCACTGATCCACTTTGTGTACTTGAATCAGGCCTACCGGAAGGAGATGGAGGACATAGAGAAAAGAAATGGAGTCAAAATCAATGCAGAAGTGAAGGTGTCCATCAAAGAGGACACACAGAAAACAGGCAGAGATTTTATGCTGACCAAAGCCCACCAGGAGTTCAGTGACCTCTTCCAGAAGTGTGTAGTTGATTTGGACAGCATTTCCACCCATCTGACACCTGGGGATCCAGGAGACCTCATGAatacgctgaaaaacatccagaaTGAGGAGACCAGGCTGGTACTAAATGTGTCTGCCAATGGCTGCGTTGTGTTTGGGCCGGCTCAGAGCATCATGGCAGTCGGGAAGGCTTTTGGGATGAAGACTACAGTAATGACATTTGGAATGGATCACAGCTCCACAGAGAAAGCATCTGGATTTGCTGGAGGACCTGTTTTGAGATCTCCAAAAACACCACGGATGATTGGGATGGACATCAAAGATCCACTTTTGTCACATGGGCTGGCCATGGACCAGACTCACTGGGATCTAATGAAATCTGCCTTTCGTGAGAAAATAACAGcaatcaaaaataaatttggAGTGGATTTCATGGAGGAAAAGTCTCCAGGCAAGGTAAAAATTAAAACCAGACCTACAACATCACACAMTCCACAGGCAGTCTCCCTGGAAAGCCACGCCATCAGAGCTCTCATGCACTTCTACCAGAAGGTTGCGACATCAGCGATGAGCTGCCACCTGCTGGACCCTACCCATGCAAAGACTGTGGGGGACAAGCTGGAGGAGATCCACCCTCGACACCGCTGTGTCTGGGCAGGAGAAAACTATGGTCCCTGGAGGCTGATCGGCCTACCGCAACATTTGGGCCCTGCTGTCAAAGAGCTAGAGATGATRCTGAAAATGCCTATGTTTAAAGAAGAAGACAAGCACAAGATTGAGTATCCTGGAGACAGATCCAGCACTGGAGCAGCCACGGGGGGAGCAGTCGGAGATGGAGGAGCCACAGGAGGGCCTGAAGATGATAATTGCTCCATATGCATGGACAGATTTATCAACAAGACGAAGTTGTCCTGCAGCCATGAGTTTTGTACAGATTGTCTGAGGAAGGCAGTGGAATTCTCAGGCCCCAGCTGTCCTTTGTGTAAGGATATGTTTGGAAAGGTGGAGGGAGACCAGCCTGAGGGAACAATGAAAGTGAAACATGAAAGTTACCCGTGCATACCTGGATACCGTGGCTATGGCATGATAGTTATCAMCTATGATATACCAAGTGGAAAACAGACG AAGAAACATTCCAACCCTGGAAAAGGGTTCATTGGGGCCAATAGAATAGCTTATCTCCCTGACAACCAGGAGGGCAACRAAGTGCTGAAGTTACTGGAGAGAGCTTTCGACCAGAAGCTGATTTTCACAGTTGGGACCTCCAGAACCACTGGGACAGACGACTGTGTGACATGGAAYGACATTCACCACAAGACCAACATCGATGGAGGGGCACAAGG TTTTGGTTACCCTGACCCTGACTACCTGAGCAGAGTGAAGAATGAGCTGAAAGCCAAAGGCATTGAATGA
- the LOC111966081 gene encoding E3 ubiquitin-protein ligase DTX3L isoform X5 translates to MSDVEDMDTSTTEMNRNNEVSGPEQQRPHDLSQIQILVPTGTSSGPVTVIQSQPQRSSVSQSAFTYKAETSEDVSEDASSSARDTADRYSETFGGGTPSATCVNFPSSDNPQLSSFKEMSVDSPAEGDNGSARNKQSQRDQHSPINPQSTHDVDPDLYQAPLYDPSHFGIPQSSSSKEMSVDSPAEGDNGSARNNITQDQHSPINPQSTHDVDLNRAKDETEEKQNTGPLDEATVYVSVEWPGKAILSWKSTLQKSLQSWLNNNFKETECTVERLNXNLAEVKIHPPSVVEDLLKRKETQVTFKDKAKTSATVRFHRAIPPACKPWFQSNSNPSSMEVLPPTSAHMPQDVKLPITVSASIDIGGYKPEVRAALLRHYHTTDHKLAVKGSFDEVNQFYRELTKIVREAETEPEADWNDNAEAAQSMTHNGMKTHEDPGQKEMTFPVPLIHFVYLNQAYRKEMEDIEKRNGVKINAEVKVSIKEDTQKTGRDFMLTKAHQEFSDLFQKCVVDLDSISTHLTPGDPGDLMNTLKNIQNEETRLVLNVSANGCVVFGPAQSIMAVGKAFGMKTTVMTFGMDHSSTEKASGFAGGPVLRSPKTPRMIGMDIKDPLLSHGLAMDQTHWDLMKSAFREKITAIKNKFGVDFMEEKSPGKVKIKTRPTTSHXPQAVSLESHAIRALMHFYQKVATSAMSCHLLDPTHAKTVGDKLEEIHPRHRCVWAGENYGPWRLIGLPQHLGPAVKELEMXLKMPMFKEEDKHKIEYPGDRSSTGAATGGAVGDGGATGGPEDDNCSICMDRFINKTKLSCSHEFCTDCLRKAVEFSGPSCPLCKDMFGKVEGDQPEGTMKVKHESYPCIPGYRGYGMIVIXYDIPSGKQTKKHSNPGKGFIGANRIAYLPDNQEGNXVLKLLERAFDQKLIFTVGTSRTTGTDDCVTWNDIHHKTNIDGGAQGFGYPDPDYLSRVKNELKAKGIE, encoded by the exons ATGTCAGACGTAGAGGACATGGAT ACATCAACCACAGAGATGAACAGAAACAATGAAGTCTCTGGACCAGAACAGCAACGGCCCCATGACCTTTCGCAAATACAGATTCTTGTG CCCACAGGAACATCCAGTGGCCCTGTAACAGTGATACAGTCACAGCCTCAACGGTCTAGTGTTTCTCAAAGTGCTTTTACTTATAAG GCAGAAACATCCGAGGACGTGTCTGAAGACGCAAGTTCATCAGCCCGAGATACTGCCGATCGGTACTCTGAGACTTTTGGAGGAGGGACACCTTCAGCAACCTGTGTTAATTTCCCAAGCTCTGATAAT CCTCAGTTATCCTCTTTCAAAGAGATGAGTGTGGATTCTCCTGCTGAAGGAGATAATGGCTCTGCTAGAAACAAACAATCACAGCGAGATCAGCATTCTCCTATCAACCCCCAAAGCACTCATGATGTG GACCCAGACCTGTATCAAGCACCCCTGTATGACCCCAGCCACTTTGGCATT CCTCAGTCATCTTCTTCCAAAGAGATGAGTGTGGATTCTCCTGCTGAAGGAGATAATGGCTCTGCTAGAAACAACATCACGCAAGATCAGCATTCTCCCATCAACCCCCAAAGCACTCATGATGTG GACCTGAATCGGGCAAAGGACGAGACCGAGGAAAAGCAGAACACTGGACCTTTAGATGAGGCTACAGTCTATGTCAGTGTGGAGTGGCCTGGGAAAGCAATATTGTCATGGAAGTCTACACTTCAAAAAAGTCTCCAGTCGTGGTTGAATAATAACTTTAAAGAAACAGAATGCACCGTGGAAAGGCTGAACRGAAACTTGGCAGAAGTCAAGATACATCCCCCATCAG TCGTTGAGGACCTTCTGAAGCGGAAGGAAACACAGGTGACCTTCAAAGACAAGGCCAAGACATCAGCCACTGTGCGGTTTCACAGGGCTATACCACCAGCATGTAAACCCTggtttcaatcaaacagtaatccCAGCTCAATGGAAGTCTTGCCTCCAACATCCGCACACATGCCACAGGAT GTCAAACTCCCAATAACTGTAAGTGCTAGCATTGACATCGGTGGCTACAAACCTGAAGTACGGGCTGCCCTTCTCCGTCATTACCACACCACCGATCACAAGTTGGCTGTAAAAGGGAGCTTTGATGAAGTGAACCAGTTCTACAGAGAGTTGACCAAGATCGTCAGGGAAGCGGAAACCGAGCCAGAAGCGGATTGGAAYGATAATGCAGAAGCGGCACAAAGCATGACTCACAATGGAATGAAGACCCATGAAGACCCTGGGCAGAAGGAAATGACCTTTCCAGTCCCACTGATCCACTTTGTGTACTTGAATCAGGCCTACCGGAAGGAGATGGAGGACATAGAGAAAAGAAATGGAGTCAAAATCAATGCAGAAGTGAAGGTGTCCATCAAAGAGGACACACAGAAAACAGGCAGAGATTTTATGCTGACCAAAGCCCACCAGGAGTTCAGTGACCTCTTCCAGAAGTGTGTAGTTGATTTGGACAGCATTTCCACCCATCTGACACCTGGGGATCCAGGAGACCTCATGAatacgctgaaaaacatccagaaTGAGGAGACCAGGCTGGTACTAAATGTGTCTGCCAATGGCTGCGTTGTGTTTGGGCCGGCTCAGAGCATCATGGCAGTCGGGAAGGCTTTTGGGATGAAGACTACAGTAATGACATTTGGAATGGATCACAGCTCCACAGAGAAAGCATCTGGATTTGCTGGAGGACCTGTTTTGAGATCTCCAAAAACACCACGGATGATTGGGATGGACATCAAAGATCCACTTTTGTCACATGGGCTGGCCATGGACCAGACTCACTGGGATCTAATGAAATCTGCCTTTCGTGAGAAAATAACAGcaatcaaaaataaatttggAGTGGATTTCATGGAGGAAAAGTCTCCAGGCAAGGTAAAAATTAAAACCAGACCTACAACATCACACAMTCCACAGGCAGTCTCCCTGGAAAGCCACGCCATCAGAGCTCTCATGCACTTCTACCAGAAGGTTGCGACATCAGCGATGAGCTGCCACCTGCTGGACCCTACCCATGCAAAGACTGTGGGGGACAAGCTGGAGGAGATCCACCCTCGACACCGCTGTGTCTGGGCAGGAGAAAACTATGGTCCCTGGAGGCTGATCGGCCTACCGCAACATTTGGGCCCTGCTGTCAAAGAGCTAGAGATGATRCTGAAAATGCCTATGTTTAAAGAAGAAGACAAGCACAAGATTGAGTATCCTGGAGACAGATCCAGCACTGGAGCAGCCACGGGGGGAGCAGTCGGAGATGGAGGAGCCACAGGAGGGCCTGAAGATGATAATTGCTCCATATGCATGGACAGATTTATCAACAAGACGAAGTTGTCCTGCAGCCATGAGTTTTGTACAGATTGTCTGAGGAAGGCAGTGGAATTCTCAGGCCCCAGCTGTCCTTTGTGTAAGGATATGTTTGGAAAGGTGGAGGGAGACCAGCCTGAGGGAACAATGAAAGTGAAACATGAAAGTTACCCGTGCATACCTGGATACCGTGGCTATGGCATGATAGTTATCAMCTATGATATACCAAGTGGAAAACAGACG AAGAAACATTCCAACCCTGGAAAAGGGTTCATTGGGGCCAATAGAATAGCTTATCTCCCTGACAACCAGGAGGGCAACRAAGTGCTGAAGTTACTGGAGAGAGCTTTCGACCAGAAGCTGATTTTCACAGTTGGGACCTCCAGAACCACTGGGACAGACGACTGTGTGACATGGAAYGACATTCACCACAAGACCAACATCGATGGAGGGGCACAAGG TTTTGGTTACCCTGACCCTGACTACCTGAGCAGAGTGAAGAATGAGCTGAAAGCCAAAGGCATTGAATGA
- the LOC111966081 gene encoding E3 ubiquitin-protein ligase DTX3L isoform X6, with amino-acid sequence MSDVEDMDTSTTEMNRNNEVSGPEQQRPHDLSQIQILVPTGTSSGPVTVIQSQPQRSSVSQSAFTYKAETSEDVSEDASSSARDTADRYSETFGGGTPSATCVNFPSSDNDPDLYQADNDFKVKHPSAPLYDPRHYGNPQLSSFKEMSVDSPAEGDNGSARNKQSQRDQHSPINPQSTHDVDPDLYQAPLYDPSHFGIDLNRAKDETEEKQNTGPLDEATVYVSVEWPGKAILSWKSTLQKSLQSWLNNNFKETECTVERLNXNLAEVKIHPPSVVEDLLKRKETQVTFKDKAKTSATVRFHRAIPPACKPWFQSNSNPSSMEVLPPTSAHMPQDVKLPITVSASIDIGGYKPEVRAALLRHYHTTDHKLAVKGSFDEVNQFYRELTKIVREAETEPEADWNDNAEAAQSMTHNGMKTHEDPGQKEMTFPVPLIHFVYLNQAYRKEMEDIEKRNGVKINAEVKVSIKEDTQKTGRDFMLTKAHQEFSDLFQKCVVDLDSISTHLTPGDPGDLMNTLKNIQNEETRLVLNVSANGCVVFGPAQSIMAVGKAFGMKTTVMTFGMDHSSTEKASGFAGGPVLRSPKTPRMIGMDIKDPLLSHGLAMDQTHWDLMKSAFREKITAIKNKFGVDFMEEKSPGKVKIKTRPTTSHXPQAVSLESHAIRALMHFYQKVATSAMSCHLLDPTHAKTVGDKLEEIHPRHRCVWAGENYGPWRLIGLPQHLGPAVKELEMXLKMPMFKEEDKHKIEYPGDRSSTGAATGGAVGDGGATGGPEDDNCSICMDRFINKTKLSCSHEFCTDCLRKAVEFSGPSCPLCKDMFGKVEGDQPEGTMKVKHESYPCIPGYRGYGMIVIXYDIPSGKQTKKHSNPGKGFIGANRIAYLPDNQEGNXVLKLLERAFDQKLIFTVGTSRTTGTDDCVTWNDIHHKTNIDGGAQGFGYPDPDYLSRVKNELKAKGIE; translated from the exons ATGTCAGACGTAGAGGACATGGAT ACATCAACCACAGAGATGAACAGAAACAATGAAGTCTCTGGACCAGAACAGCAACGGCCCCATGACCTTTCGCAAATACAGATTCTTGTG CCCACAGGAACATCCAGTGGCCCTGTAACAGTGATACAGTCACAGCCTCAACGGTCTAGTGTTTCTCAAAGTGCTTTTACTTATAAG GCAGAAACATCCGAGGACGTGTCTGAAGACGCAAGTTCATCAGCCCGAGATACTGCCGATCGGTACTCTGAGACTTTTGGAGGAGGGACACCTTCAGCAACCTGTGTTAATTTCCCAAGCTCTGATAAT GACCCAGACCTGTATCAAGCAGATAATGACTTTAAGGTGAAGCATCCCTCAGCACCCCTGTATGACCCCAGACACTATGGCAAT CCTCAGTTATCCTCTTTCAAAGAGATGAGTGTGGATTCTCCTGCTGAAGGAGATAATGGCTCTGCTAGAAACAAACAATCACAGCGAGATCAGCATTCTCCTATCAACCCCCAAAGCACTCATGATGTG GACCCAGACCTGTATCAAGCACCCCTGTATGACCCCAGCCACTTTGGCATT GACCTGAATCGGGCAAAGGACGAGACCGAGGAAAAGCAGAACACTGGACCTTTAGATGAGGCTACAGTCTATGTCAGTGTGGAGTGGCCTGGGAAAGCAATATTGTCATGGAAGTCTACACTTCAAAAAAGTCTCCAGTCGTGGTTGAATAATAACTTTAAAGAAACAGAATGCACCGTGGAAAGGCTGAACRGAAACTTGGCAGAAGTCAAGATACATCCCCCATCAG TCGTTGAGGACCTTCTGAAGCGGAAGGAAACACAGGTGACCTTCAAAGACAAGGCCAAGACATCAGCCACTGTGCGGTTTCACAGGGCTATACCACCAGCATGTAAACCCTggtttcaatcaaacagtaatccCAGCTCAATGGAAGTCTTGCCTCCAACATCCGCACACATGCCACAGGAT GTCAAACTCCCAATAACTGTAAGTGCTAGCATTGACATCGGTGGCTACAAACCTGAAGTACGGGCTGCCCTTCTCCGTCATTACCACACCACCGATCACAAGTTGGCTGTAAAAGGGAGCTTTGATGAAGTGAACCAGTTCTACAGAGAGTTGACCAAGATCGTCAGGGAAGCGGAAACCGAGCCAGAAGCGGATTGGAAYGATAATGCAGAAGCGGCACAAAGCATGACTCACAATGGAATGAAGACCCATGAAGACCCTGGGCAGAAGGAAATGACCTTTCCAGTCCCACTGATCCACTTTGTGTACTTGAATCAGGCCTACCGGAAGGAGATGGAGGACATAGAGAAAAGAAATGGAGTCAAAATCAATGCAGAAGTGAAGGTGTCCATCAAAGAGGACACACAGAAAACAGGCAGAGATTTTATGCTGACCAAAGCCCACCAGGAGTTCAGTGACCTCTTCCAGAAGTGTGTAGTTGATTTGGACAGCATTTCCACCCATCTGACACCTGGGGATCCAGGAGACCTCATGAatacgctgaaaaacatccagaaTGAGGAGACCAGGCTGGTACTAAATGTGTCTGCCAATGGCTGCGTTGTGTTTGGGCCGGCTCAGAGCATCATGGCAGTCGGGAAGGCTTTTGGGATGAAGACTACAGTAATGACATTTGGAATGGATCACAGCTCCACAGAGAAAGCATCTGGATTTGCTGGAGGACCTGTTTTGAGATCTCCAAAAACACCACGGATGATTGGGATGGACATCAAAGATCCACTTTTGTCACATGGGCTGGCCATGGACCAGACTCACTGGGATCTAATGAAATCTGCCTTTCGTGAGAAAATAACAGcaatcaaaaataaatttggAGTGGATTTCATGGAGGAAAAGTCTCCAGGCAAGGTAAAAATTAAAACCAGACCTACAACATCACACAMTCCACAGGCAGTCTCCCTGGAAAGCCACGCCATCAGAGCTCTCATGCACTTCTACCAGAAGGTTGCGACATCAGCGATGAGCTGCCACCTGCTGGACCCTACCCATGCAAAGACTGTGGGGGACAAGCTGGAGGAGATCCACCCTCGACACCGCTGTGTCTGGGCAGGAGAAAACTATGGTCCCTGGAGGCTGATCGGCCTACCGCAACATTTGGGCCCTGCTGTCAAAGAGCTAGAGATGATRCTGAAAATGCCTATGTTTAAAGAAGAAGACAAGCACAAGATTGAGTATCCTGGAGACAGATCCAGCACTGGAGCAGCCACGGGGGGAGCAGTCGGAGATGGAGGAGCCACAGGAGGGCCTGAAGATGATAATTGCTCCATATGCATGGACAGATTTATCAACAAGACGAAGTTGTCCTGCAGCCATGAGTTTTGTACAGATTGTCTGAGGAAGGCAGTGGAATTCTCAGGCCCCAGCTGTCCTTTGTGTAAGGATATGTTTGGAAAGGTGGAGGGAGACCAGCCTGAGGGAACAATGAAAGTGAAACATGAAAGTTACCCGTGCATACCTGGATACCGTGGCTATGGCATGATAGTTATCAMCTATGATATACCAAGTGGAAAACAGACG AAGAAACATTCCAACCCTGGAAAAGGGTTCATTGGGGCCAATAGAATAGCTTATCTCCCTGACAACCAGGAGGGCAACRAAGTGCTGAAGTTACTGGAGAGAGCTTTCGACCAGAAGCTGATTTTCACAGTTGGGACCTCCAGAACCACTGGGACAGACGACTGTGTGACATGGAAYGACATTCACCACAAGACCAACATCGATGGAGGGGCACAAGG TTTTGGTTACCCTGACCCTGACTACCTGAGCAGAGTGAAGAATGAGCTGAAAGCCAAAGGCATTGAATGA